One window of the Cotesia glomerata isolate CgM1 linkage group LG10, MPM_Cglom_v2.3, whole genome shotgun sequence genome contains the following:
- the LOC123272789 gene encoding uncharacterized protein LOC123272789 has translation MSRRKVDPGFSETRSDNLPRVDAFMVASYLATNFNFVSAEMQGAKANLSGRQSYGDAAIEFVQLKLHGPGCTLKCLICPEHRVHNKSYRVTLVLNIVEEEILSIQCHDCAASSGGCKHAIAFIMWLHRRSEEPSPTDIECYWRKSVLSQVGSSIKFIMVKDFASTKESIALNKPFNALEEFVKRTNQKTVQSQILKYFNDVNNEQSLSIHNLLVNFINEGGTSYDEFLTFSRSRMSKDLCERIEKMTQDQANCELWFTLRYGRVTASKAYEASRCNTPNGILVELLVGGKKLRNTKAMERGKKLEAMVLQQVEQKMKKKFNKCGLFLSEKYPYLGASPDAIDDEFVIEIKCPTSDKSARTYIDTNNYDKVAMKYITQMQMQMLFAGRKKAMFVVADPNFEHTKAFKSIIINYESQLINKLLEDLSKFWEKCIFKRLFNSLYKTEQ, from the exons atgtctCGAAGAAAAGTCGATCCTGGTTTCAGTGAAACTCGATCCGATAATCTACCTCGTGTTGATGCTTTTATGGTCGCATCTTACTTAGCTACTAACTTCAATTTTGTATCTGCAGAAATGCAAGGCGCAAAAGCTAACCT ATCCGGAAGACAGTCGTATGGAGATGCTGCTATTGAATTTGTTCAACTAAAACTTCATGGGCCAGGATGTACTCTCAAATGTCTTATTTGTCCTGAGCACAGAGTACACAATAAATCATATCGAGTGACTcttgttttaaatattgttgAGGAAGAGATTTTATCGATTCAATGTCATGATTGTGCCGCATCGTCAG GTGGATGCAAGCATGCGATTGCTTTTATAATGTGGCTACACAGAAGATCTGAAGAACCATCACCGACGGATATTGAATGTTATTGGCGAAAATCAGTTCTATCTCAAGTTGGatcatcaataaaattcattatggTAAAAGATTTTGCCAGTACTAAAGAATCGATTGCTTTGAATAAACCTTTTAATGCATTAGAAGAATTTGTAAAAAGAACAAATCAAAAAACTGTACAgagtcaaattttaaaatacttcaATGATGTAAATAACGAGCAAAGTCTTTcgattcataatttattagtaaatttcattaatgaaGGAGGAACATCTtatgatgaatttttaacattcagCAGAAGTCGAATGTCAAAAGATTTGTGTGAgcgaattgaaaaaatgactcAAGATCAAGCAAACTGTGAGCTCTGGTTTACATTGCGCTACGGACGAGTTACTGCATCAAAGGCATATGAAGCATCACGTTGTAATACACCGAATGGAATTTTAGTGGAGTTGTTGGTCGGTGGTAAAAAATTGCGGAATACAAAAGCTATGGAACGAGGCAAAAAATTAGAAGCAATGGTTTTACAACAAGTTGAACagaagatgaaaaaaaagtttaataaatgtggtttatttttatctgaaaaataTCCTTATCTAGGAGCTTCGCCTGATGCTATTGACGACGAAtttgttattgaaattaaatgcCCAACGTCAGATAAAAGTGCTCGTACATATATTGATACTAATAATTACGATAAAGTAGCAATGAAGTACATAACGCAAATGCAAATGCAAATGCTTTTTGCCGGAAGAAAAAAAGCGATGTTTGTTGTTGCAGACCCGAACTTCGAACATACAAAAGCATTtaaatctattattattaattacgaatcacaattaattaataaattattggaagatttgagtaaattttgggagaaatgtatttttaaacgattatttaattctttatacaAAACAgagcaataa
- the LOC123272910 gene encoding uncharacterized protein LOC123272910, protein MDIIDILRTAKLSDVEIFLTLKKIRLNESFAILADDFGMSTSNVSRTFTKTLPIITEYLKDFIIWPSSAKIKQQLPMSFRSRYAAVESIIDCLEIEIEKPTDPVKQSLTWSEYKKCNTVKYLVSCTPDGIVNFISPGYGGRASDAEIVSNSGYLDYLKPGAAVLADRGFKHIENLVVAKKSTLIRPPTVSSNKQPTHDEVIATKRIASLRIHIERLIRRIREFHICEPHSCVNVKLIPQMDNIITIVAALTNLQGPLIKKT, encoded by the coding sequence ATGGATATTATCGATATTTTACGGACTGCTAAATTAAGTGATGTTGAAATCTTTctcacattaaaaaaaataagactaAATGAAAGTTTTGCTATTTTAGCAGATGATTTTGGGATGTCTACTTCTAATGTAAGTCGTACATTTACTAAGACCTTGCCAATCATAACTGAGTATTTAAAAGACTTCATTATTTGGCCTTCATCTGcaaaaattaaacaacaatTGCCAATGAGTTTCAGGAGTCGTTATGCCGCAGTTGAATCGATCATTGATTGTttggaaattgaaattgaaaagcCAACAGACCCAGTTAAACAATCATTGACATGGTcagaatacaaaaaatgtaataCTGTGAAATATTTAGTATCTTGTACTCCAGATGGTATAGTTAATTTCATATCACCAGGTTATGGTGGTAGAGCATCTGATGCAGAAATAGTTTCAAACTCTGGATACTTGGATTATTTAAAGCCAGGTGCAGCTGTATTAGCAGATAGAGGTTTCAaacatattgaaaatttagtaGTTGCGAAAAAAAGTACATTGATTAGACCTCCTACAGTAAGCTCTAATAAGCAACCAACTCATGATGAAGTCATTGCGACGAAACGAATCGCTAGCCTTCGAATTCACATTGAAAGGTTAATAAGAAGAATCAGAGAATTTCATATTTGTGAACCTCATTCATGTGttaatgttaaattgattCCGCAAATGGATAATATTATCACGATTGTCGCTGCTTTAACTAATTTACAAGGaccactgataaaaaaaacataa
- the LOC123272911 gene encoding uncharacterized protein LOC123272911 — MENYLEWKMIGGNKRMKSNILPHKYIEESKLTSVEVSPMEVDQPSSEKSSFNFDDKMIGRNSSNNIDNMDLEYLDTANSTATQDFKASASNVFYDNFPPQTIKVNAAVQVKIRSLYRSTQIQCKPQTKDRATSPIKIFSGVKNLDDSCSSSISNNQVMNTSNTTVSSFPTSSDNLLSTNPSTENEWKSQYQQEEFQKLNLKQTFQKIQ, encoded by the coding sequence atggaaaattatttagagTGGAAAATGATTGGTGGTAACAAACGGATGAAAAGTAATATTTTGCCACATAAATACATTGAAGAATCAAAACTGACAAGTGTAGAAGTTTCTCCAATGGAAGTAGATCAACCAAGTTCTGAGAAATCCAGCTTCaattttgatgataaaatGATAGGTCGAAATTCAAGCAATAATATCGATAATATGGATCTGGAATATTTGGATACTGCAAATTCTACTGCAACTCAAGATTTTAAAGCCAGTGCATCTAatgttttttatgataattttccTCCTCAAACTATAAAAGTTAATGCTGCAGTTCAAGTCAAGATAAGAAGTTTATATAGGAGTACACAAATTCAGTGTAAACCTCAAACAAAAGACCGTGCAACTTCTCCCATTAAAATATTCTctggagtaaaaaatttggatgACTCATGTTCTTCATCAATTagtaataatcaagtaatgaACACATCAAATACAACAGTAAGTTCATTCCCAACTTCTTCAGATAACCTTTTGTCGACAAATCCAAGTACTGAAAATGAGTGGAAAAGCCAATATCAACAAGAagaattccaaaaattaaatttaaaacaaactttccaaaaaattcaataa